In Aliiglaciecola sp. LCG003, a genomic segment contains:
- the glgX gene encoding glycogen debranching protein GlgX, with translation MTDFKIQISEGKAHPLGANLTDSGCNFAVHCPDAQKVMLCFFKADTEEPLVCVEMMAKTGRVWHCHLAGVQEGQLYGYRTFGGHQSQTGVSFDPEKLLIDPYAKRINRPIVWNEKQYQGDSHFMMPKCVVVKSEPVQNLPTSTRPYIPLSQTIVYEAHVKGLTQLHTDVPLAHQGKYLGACHPVIINHLQELGVTTVQLLPVMAFMPEPFISQKGLTNYWGYNPVNFFSPEPRYAVNDPIAEFKTMINTFHQAGLEVILDVVYNHTAEGSADGPILSFKGFDNASFYLFERNEYGVVDYQKYVNNSGCGNSVNTAYPYVLKMVMDSLRYWVSEMGVDGFRFDLAASLGRDPYEFSSFAGFFRTLRQDPILAEVKLIAEPWDIGHGGYRLGQFPSNWHETNDKYRDTVRGFWRGDKALTADFATRLLGSRDIFPKGKRSIHSSVNNVTYHDGFTLHDMVTYAKRHNEANLENNRDGHGHNLSENYGVEGPTLNPDIMALREKQKRNLFTTLMLSQGIPHILGGDELSKTQLGNNNAYCQDNELNWLNWQLNERQQDFLDFCKYIISLRKNSMILSELSLLDDNYNLHHNVDEVNWYRPDGATKVAQDWHDPNNKAFAVELKGCVQHTDEHWLLIFNAFDNDVRFHLPELETGIWQLKLDTRYKKLSDLSKIKIRDVFLQAYRSVSIFQRT, from the coding sequence ATGACAGACTTTAAGATACAAATATCCGAAGGAAAGGCCCATCCATTGGGCGCGAATTTAACCGATTCAGGCTGTAATTTCGCGGTACATTGTCCCGATGCGCAAAAAGTGATGTTGTGCTTCTTTAAAGCGGATACCGAAGAGCCGCTAGTCTGTGTTGAGATGATGGCTAAAACTGGCCGAGTGTGGCACTGTCATCTTGCAGGTGTGCAGGAAGGCCAGTTATATGGCTACCGGACGTTCGGCGGCCATCAGAGCCAAACTGGTGTGAGTTTCGATCCTGAAAAATTATTGATTGATCCTTACGCGAAAAGAATTAATCGACCTATTGTCTGGAACGAAAAGCAGTATCAAGGTGATAGCCACTTCATGATGCCCAAATGTGTAGTGGTCAAAAGTGAACCGGTCCAAAACTTACCTACATCCACTAGGCCCTACATTCCACTTAGCCAAACCATTGTGTATGAAGCCCATGTCAAAGGCTTAACCCAGTTGCATACTGATGTGCCTTTGGCGCATCAAGGGAAATATTTGGGAGCATGTCACCCTGTAATCATAAATCATTTGCAGGAATTGGGCGTGACTACGGTGCAGCTTTTGCCCGTTATGGCCTTTATGCCAGAGCCGTTTATTTCGCAAAAGGGACTGACCAATTACTGGGGATACAATCCAGTCAACTTCTTCAGTCCCGAGCCGCGCTACGCTGTGAATGACCCAATCGCTGAATTCAAAACCATGATAAACACCTTTCACCAAGCCGGTTTAGAAGTGATTTTGGATGTGGTCTATAATCATACTGCTGAAGGTTCTGCCGATGGACCTATATTGTCGTTTAAAGGCTTTGATAATGCGTCCTTCTATTTATTTGAACGCAACGAATATGGTGTGGTTGACTATCAAAAGTATGTGAATAATTCGGGTTGTGGTAACAGTGTTAACACCGCTTATCCTTACGTTTTGAAGATGGTAATGGATTCTCTTCGCTATTGGGTCAGCGAAATGGGAGTGGATGGATTCCGCTTTGATCTAGCTGCAAGTTTAGGCCGTGATCCTTATGAATTCTCATCTTTCGCTGGATTTTTCCGCACGCTACGTCAAGATCCCATATTAGCGGAAGTAAAACTCATTGCTGAGCCATGGGATATAGGTCATGGTGGGTATCGCTTGGGACAATTTCCATCAAATTGGCATGAAACTAACGATAAATATCGAGATACAGTGCGGGGGTTTTGGCGAGGTGATAAGGCGCTTACCGCCGACTTTGCGACCCGTTTGCTGGGCTCTAGAGATATTTTCCCCAAAGGTAAGCGGTCCATTCACTCTTCAGTCAATAATGTAACCTACCATGATGGATTTACCCTGCATGATATGGTTACTTATGCAAAGCGCCATAACGAAGCAAATTTAGAGAATAATCGAGACGGACATGGACATAATTTGTCAGAAAATTATGGAGTAGAAGGCCCTACGCTTAACCCTGATATTATGGCGTTGCGTGAAAAGCAAAAACGGAATCTATTTACCACTTTGATGTTATCCCAAGGTATCCCGCATATTTTGGGCGGAGATGAGCTGAGTAAAACCCAACTCGGCAACAATAACGCCTATTGTCAGGATAACGAGTTAAATTGGTTAAATTGGCAGTTAAATGAACGCCAACAAGATTTTTTGGATTTTTGTAAGTACATAATATCTTTACGAAAAAACAGTATGATTTTGAGCGAGTTATCGCTGCTGGATGATAACTATAACTTACACCACAATGTAGATGAGGTTAACTGGTATCGTCCCGATGGTGCCACAAAAGTCGCTCAAGATTGGCATGATCCTAACAATAAAGCCTTCGCGGTCGAGTTAAAGGGGTGTGTGCAACATACTGACGAGCACTGGTTGCTGATTTTCAATGCCTTTGATAACGACGTGCGCTTCCACTTACCTGAACTAGAGACAGGTATATGGCAATTGAAATTGGATACTCGTTATAAAAAGCTATCGGATTTATCCAAAATCAAAATTCGCGACGTATTCCTACAAGCCTACCGTAGTGTTTCTATTTTTCAGCGAACTTAG
- the glgB gene encoding 1,4-alpha-glucan branching protein GlgB produces MQLEDQLKHAQCTNPFDFLGKKKLGDKTQFTAWLPGAKNVSVFELVSGKKVGTLKPVGKKSDLFQGAFAKVKNSLVYGYRIENLETEYEVIDPYQFQEQAFHAVHFVDHAPENVYQQLGAQLLQLDVGLDAPVNVTRFAVFAPNATAVSVIGDFNFWDGSCHPMQKTSMGYWVLVIPGVHAGHKYKYQVKDAHGNPLPHKADPVGFSAEQYPSHASVVFNHDNYEWNDGAWLEKTKADKYHQAMSIYEVHLGSWKRPDAKFASTYLTYHELADDLVSYVKEMGYTHLEVLPVSEFPFDGSWGYQPVGLFSPTSRFGDPDDFKYFVDICHQNNIGVIIDWVPAHFPEDGHGLARFDGTHVYEYDDPRKGWHPDWNSCIYDFGKDTVRQFLVANAMFWVDKFHIDGLRVDAVASMLYLDYSRKDGEWIPNIDGGNENYEAISLLQWMNQAVYERFPRVMTIAEESTSFPKVSRPVFEGGLGFGFKWNMGWMHDSLHYITKDPSYRRYHHGEITFSMVYSFTENFVLPISHDEVVHGKGSLLRKMPGDEWQQAANLRCYAGFMYAHPGKKLNFMGNEIGQAAEWNHDSSIQWDLLKFDKHKGIQSLYRDLNGIYQGFPSLYESDHEPACFAWIDHENADQSILSMMRTCRDAKQKMVMISNFTPVPRDNFRLGVPDSGSYELVLNTDDKKYWGSGYPVLDSMQAEPQSWNNQPHSICINLPPLATMFILLKD; encoded by the coding sequence ATGCAGTTAGAAGACCAACTTAAACATGCGCAATGTACAAATCCCTTTGATTTCTTAGGTAAAAAGAAGCTTGGCGATAAAACCCAATTTACCGCTTGGCTTCCTGGCGCTAAAAATGTCAGCGTGTTTGAGTTAGTCAGTGGTAAAAAAGTGGGGACTTTAAAGCCTGTTGGGAAAAAATCAGATCTATTTCAAGGAGCTTTTGCCAAAGTTAAAAACAGCTTGGTTTATGGCTACCGGATTGAGAACCTCGAAACCGAATACGAAGTAATCGACCCTTATCAGTTTCAGGAACAGGCCTTCCACGCGGTGCATTTTGTTGACCATGCGCCGGAAAACGTCTACCAGCAATTAGGTGCTCAACTGTTGCAATTAGATGTTGGCCTCGATGCGCCAGTGAATGTTACTCGCTTCGCGGTGTTTGCACCCAACGCTACAGCAGTTTCAGTGATAGGTGATTTTAATTTCTGGGACGGTAGCTGCCATCCAATGCAGAAAACCTCAATGGGTTATTGGGTATTAGTCATTCCTGGTGTGCATGCGGGGCATAAATATAAGTATCAAGTAAAAGATGCACATGGTAATCCATTACCCCACAAGGCAGACCCTGTTGGCTTTAGTGCTGAGCAATATCCATCGCACGCATCTGTGGTGTTCAATCACGACAATTACGAATGGAATGACGGTGCTTGGTTGGAAAAAACCAAGGCTGATAAATATCACCAAGCGATGAGCATCTATGAAGTTCATTTAGGCTCGTGGAAGCGACCTGATGCAAAATTTGCCAGCACCTATTTGACCTATCATGAACTAGCGGATGATTTAGTTAGTTACGTCAAGGAAATGGGCTATACCCACCTTGAAGTTTTACCTGTGTCTGAATTCCCCTTCGACGGCTCTTGGGGCTACCAACCTGTAGGCTTGTTCTCACCCACCAGTCGCTTCGGCGACCCGGATGATTTTAAGTACTTCGTGGATATTTGCCATCAAAACAATATCGGCGTCATTATTGATTGGGTACCAGCTCATTTCCCTGAGGATGGCCATGGACTTGCCCGTTTTGATGGTACTCATGTGTATGAATATGATGATCCTAGAAAAGGATGGCATCCAGATTGGAATTCATGCATTTATGACTTCGGCAAAGATACCGTAAGGCAATTTTTGGTCGCCAATGCAATGTTCTGGGTAGATAAATTCCATATTGATGGATTGCGTGTCGACGCGGTGGCGTCTATGTTGTATTTGGATTACTCCCGTAAAGATGGTGAGTGGATCCCTAATATAGATGGTGGGAATGAGAACTATGAAGCTATTAGTCTTTTGCAATGGATGAACCAAGCCGTTTACGAACGTTTTCCTCGTGTCATGACCATTGCCGAAGAATCCACCTCTTTCCCCAAAGTTTCCCGACCTGTTTTTGAAGGAGGGCTAGGGTTTGGTTTTAAATGGAATATGGGATGGATGCATGACTCCTTGCATTATATAACTAAAGACCCATCTTATCGCCGTTATCATCATGGTGAAATTACCTTTAGCATGGTATATTCCTTTACCGAAAATTTCGTCCTCCCGATCTCCCATGATGAAGTGGTACATGGTAAAGGTTCATTGTTGCGTAAAATGCCTGGGGATGAGTGGCAACAAGCCGCAAACCTGCGCTGTTACGCGGGTTTTATGTATGCTCATCCAGGAAAAAAACTCAATTTCATGGGCAATGAAATCGGCCAAGCTGCTGAGTGGAACCATGACAGTTCGATACAATGGGACTTACTGAAATTTGATAAACATAAAGGAATTCAAAGCCTATATCGTGACCTCAATGGTATATATCAAGGTTTTCCATCTTTATATGAAAGTGATCACGAGCCGGCATGCTTCGCCTGGATCGATCACGAAAATGCCGACCAGTCCATTTTATCAATGATGCGAACTTGTAGAGATGCGAAGCAAAAAATGGTTATGATCAGCAACTTTACACCGGTGCCCAGAGATAATTTCCGACTTGGCGTCCCTGATTCGGGCAGTTATGAGCTTGTGCTCAATACTGATGATAAAAAATATTGGGGCAGCGGATATCCTGTATTGGATTCGATGCAGGCTGAGCCGCAGAGTTGGAATAATCAACCCCACTCAATTTGTATCAATTTGCCACCATTGGCAACGATGTTTATTTTATTGAAAGACTAA
- the malQ gene encoding 4-alpha-glucanotransferase: MTSPLIDKLVELKGVESNYIDAWGKPARVNEQSKSKLLEAMGYQVKDSDALEKQVEVEFQQMWMSPLNPVQVNREAKDLYITVRLPIELVNDDFELSILCENGDLLSQKFVPIDGDLINTSLIDEIEFQEYLVKIELSLTIGYHTLRLMAEDGDIISSMRLIMAPASCYHPEQIEQGNKIWGLSVQLYCLRSATNWGVGDFTDLAKLVEESAKKGAQFVGLNPIHALYPANPNACSPYGPSSRRWLNFIYIDVTAIEGYLSDDVQQIVNDAEFTATLEYARNVDYVDYEAVTRLKLRALEAVFNYQQSKYLTKNTKQNKEFKAFVEQGGDSLEMLAVYDALQESLAAQNKPSWGWPVFPKEYADFQSSAVAKFKKANASRVKFYLFLQWQAALQLEAANQVAEKHQMTIGIYRDLAVGVSEGSAEIWGNKDLYCTDASVGAPPDVLGPLGQNWGLPPMNPDKLYHQQYQPIIDLFDSNMKSSGALRIDHVMALLRLWWVARGDNAKDGGYVYYPVDDLLGILALESQRHKSLVIGEDLGTVPEEIKSKLAENGVYSYRVFFFEQAEDGGFYSPSHYPIQSMSTLTTHDMPTLSGYWHCHDLELGKELGLYPTDEILAELYVSRHENKQKILDSLHGHSSIPEWIDQKVDQLGMSKELNFGMQTHMAGGSSALLSLQLEDWLQMDKPVNIPGTFNEYPNWKRKLTRQLEHIFTDPELVELAQNLTNARLNASK; this comes from the coding sequence ATGACATCTCCGTTAATAGATAAGCTTGTGGAACTTAAGGGTGTAGAATCTAATTACATCGATGCATGGGGAAAACCTGCGCGGGTCAACGAGCAAAGCAAAAGCAAATTGCTAGAAGCTATGGGTTATCAAGTCAAGGATAGCGATGCTTTAGAAAAGCAAGTTGAAGTAGAATTTCAACAGATGTGGATGTCGCCGTTGAATCCGGTTCAGGTCAATCGTGAAGCAAAAGATTTATACATTACGGTGAGATTGCCAATTGAGTTGGTGAATGATGATTTTGAGCTATCGATTCTTTGTGAAAATGGCGATCTATTAAGCCAAAAATTTGTGCCTATCGATGGTGACTTGATCAATACAAGTCTGATAGATGAGATCGAATTCCAAGAATACCTCGTTAAGATTGAATTGAGCTTAACCATTGGCTATCACACTTTACGTTTAATGGCCGAGGACGGAGATATCATCTCGTCCATGCGTCTTATTATGGCGCCTGCATCTTGTTATCACCCTGAGCAAATTGAACAAGGTAACAAAATTTGGGGCTTAAGTGTCCAGTTATATTGTCTCAGAAGCGCCACTAACTGGGGAGTAGGGGATTTCACCGATTTGGCAAAATTGGTTGAAGAGTCAGCAAAAAAAGGTGCCCAGTTTGTTGGCCTCAACCCTATTCACGCTTTATATCCAGCAAACCCTAATGCTTGCAGCCCTTATGGCCCATCTTCTCGACGTTGGTTAAATTTTATTTATATTGATGTGACGGCCATTGAAGGTTATTTGTCTGATGACGTACAGCAAATCGTTAATGATGCTGAGTTCACCGCTACCTTAGAATATGCTAGAAATGTCGATTATGTTGATTATGAAGCCGTTACTCGACTGAAACTAAGGGCCTTGGAAGCCGTTTTTAATTATCAACAGAGTAAATATTTAACTAAAAACACTAAGCAAAACAAGGAATTCAAAGCCTTCGTAGAGCAAGGTGGAGATAGTCTAGAAATGCTTGCGGTTTACGATGCATTGCAAGAAAGTCTAGCGGCACAAAATAAACCGTCTTGGGGCTGGCCTGTTTTCCCAAAAGAGTATGCTGATTTTCAGTCTAGTGCCGTAGCTAAATTCAAGAAAGCCAACGCGTCGCGAGTGAAATTTTATTTATTTTTGCAGTGGCAAGCAGCGCTGCAGCTTGAGGCTGCAAACCAAGTTGCCGAAAAACACCAGATGACAATAGGGATCTACCGTGATCTGGCCGTAGGGGTCAGTGAGGGAAGTGCTGAAATCTGGGGTAACAAAGATTTGTATTGCACCGATGCCAGTGTCGGGGCTCCACCTGATGTATTGGGGCCATTAGGACAAAATTGGGGTCTGCCACCAATGAATCCAGACAAACTTTACCATCAACAATACCAACCTATTATTGACCTATTTGACTCAAATATGAAGTCATCGGGGGCGTTGCGCATTGACCACGTCATGGCACTACTGCGTTTGTGGTGGGTTGCACGGGGTGACAACGCTAAAGACGGTGGCTATGTGTACTATCCAGTTGATGACTTATTAGGCATTCTAGCATTGGAAAGCCAACGACATAAAAGTTTGGTCATTGGTGAAGATTTAGGCACAGTGCCTGAGGAAATAAAAAGTAAACTTGCCGAAAACGGAGTTTATTCTTATCGGGTGTTTTTCTTCGAGCAAGCTGAAGATGGCGGGTTTTATTCACCTTCACATTATCCAATTCAATCCATGTCAACCCTGACTACTCATGATATGCCGACCTTATCCGGTTATTGGCATTGCCATGATTTAGAGCTAGGTAAAGAATTGGGTTTGTACCCAACGGATGAAATTCTTGCCGAGCTATATGTAAGTCGTCACGAGAATAAGCAAAAAATATTGGATAGCCTGCACGGACACTCTTCAATCCCTGAGTGGATTGACCAAAAAGTCGATCAACTTGGTATGAGCAAAGAGCTTAACTTTGGCATGCAAACCCATATGGCCGGAGGGTCAAGTGCGTTACTTAGCTTGCAGTTAGAAGACTGGTTACAAATGGATAAACCTGTCAATATACCTGGAACCTTTAATGAATATCCTAATTGGAAGCGCAAGTTAACTCGCCAATTAGAGCACATATTCACGGACCCAGAACTGGTAGAGTTAGCACAAAACCTAACCAATGCTAGACTAAACGCTAGCAAATAA
- the gap gene encoding type I glyceraldehyde-3-phosphate dehydrogenase has product MAIKVGINGFGRIGRFVFRAACERADIEVVAINDLLDADYMAYMLKYDSTHGRFNGDVAVENGQLVVNGKSIRVTSERDPGALAWNDVDVDVVIEATGLFLTDDTARKHIQAGAKKVVLSAPSKDATPMFVMGVNHNDYAGQDIISNASCTTNCLAPLAKVLNDNFGIVDGLMTTVHATTATQKTVDGPSHKDWRGGRGASQNIIPSSTGAAKAVGKVIPALNGKLTGMAFRVPVANVSVVDLTVNLAKPASYEAICKVMKDASQGELKGILGYTEDSVVSQDFNGDTRTSIFDATAGIALTDTFVKVVSWYDNEIGYSNKVLDLVAHISK; this is encoded by the coding sequence ATGGCTATTAAAGTTGGAATAAATGGTTTCGGCCGTATTGGACGTTTTGTTTTCAGAGCAGCCTGTGAGCGCGCAGATATTGAAGTGGTCGCAATTAATGATTTGCTAGATGCGGATTACATGGCGTACATGCTCAAATACGATTCAACCCACGGTCGATTTAATGGTGATGTGGCGGTTGAAAATGGCCAATTGGTGGTTAATGGCAAAAGTATTCGAGTGACCTCTGAGCGCGATCCTGGGGCATTAGCATGGAATGATGTAGATGTTGACGTGGTTATTGAAGCCACTGGCTTATTTTTAACTGACGATACTGCCCGCAAGCATATACAAGCAGGCGCTAAAAAAGTAGTCCTGTCTGCGCCTTCTAAAGATGCAACGCCCATGTTTGTTATGGGTGTTAATCACAACGATTATGCCGGGCAAGACATAATCTCAAATGCGTCTTGCACCACTAACTGCCTTGCTCCTTTAGCCAAAGTGCTAAATGATAATTTCGGTATTGTTGATGGACTCATGACCACAGTACATGCAACAACTGCTACGCAAAAAACCGTAGATGGCCCATCTCATAAGGATTGGCGCGGAGGCCGTGGCGCCTCACAAAACATTATCCCATCGTCTACCGGAGCCGCGAAAGCGGTTGGTAAGGTTATCCCTGCGCTAAATGGTAAGTTAACGGGTATGGCGTTTAGAGTACCTGTTGCTAATGTATCAGTGGTCGATTTAACTGTAAACTTAGCTAAGCCTGCTAGCTATGAAGCTATTTGTAAAGTTATGAAAGATGCTTCACAAGGTGAGTTAAAAGGCATTCTAGGCTACACTGAGGATTCAGTAGTATCACAGGATTTTAATGGCGACACCCGTACTTCAATCTTTGATGCCACAGCAGGTATTGCCTTAACAGATACCTTTGTTAAAGTCGTTTCTTGGTATGACAATGAAATTGGCTATTCAAATAAAGTACTAGACTTGGTCGCGCATATTAGCAAGTAA
- a CDS encoding D-hexose-6-phosphate mutarotase has translation MQDSPSVSQKTIDQVDTVYIDNAFATAQISLMGAHILSFVPKSDQRDRLWLSDRAIFDNKTPIRGGIPICWPWFSDAHNQVRQDLPSHGFVRTQQWTLTSSQDTTQGTSLTFTPQNTQGPGWDQPCELSLHVLVGKSLIVELITKNTSADAFKFNCALHSYFRVSDINNVELTGLDGPYSDKTQDWQMFDTPEPYQFSAETDRIHLCESPEVKIGDTQSTLIKSSGHDSIVVWNPWQQNSTKMRDMSDDGFLTMLCIETALTQEFILGSEEEHRLRQEIF, from the coding sequence ATGCAAGATTCTCCATCCGTTAGTCAAAAAACAATTGATCAGGTTGACACAGTTTATATCGATAATGCATTTGCCACGGCTCAAATTTCGTTGATGGGAGCGCATATACTAAGTTTTGTCCCTAAATCAGATCAGCGTGACCGGTTATGGTTAAGCGATAGGGCGATTTTTGACAATAAAACCCCAATTCGCGGCGGCATTCCAATATGTTGGCCTTGGTTTAGCGATGCACATAATCAAGTTCGCCAAGACTTGCCCTCTCACGGCTTCGTCAGGACGCAGCAATGGACCCTCACCAGTTCACAAGACACAACACAGGGGACAAGCCTTACTTTTACGCCTCAGAACACCCAGGGCCCAGGCTGGGATCAACCGTGCGAACTGTCCCTACATGTGTTGGTAGGAAAGTCATTGATTGTCGAGCTTATCACTAAAAACACCTCTGCAGATGCATTTAAATTTAATTGTGCGCTGCACAGTTATTTCCGAGTAAGCGATATCAATAATGTTGAATTAACCGGTTTAGATGGTCCATATTCGGACAAAACTCAGGACTGGCAAATGTTTGATACACCTGAACCCTATCAGTTCAGCGCGGAAACCGATCGCATCCACTTGTGTGAGAGTCCTGAAGTAAAAATTGGTGATACACAATCAACCCTGATCAAATCCAGCGGACATGACAGTATAGTGGTATGGAATCCATGGCAGCAAAATAGTACTAAGATGAGAGATATGTCTGATGATGGCTTTTTGACTATGTTATGTATAGAAACAGCATTGACACAGGAATTTATTTTAGGTTCTGAAGAGGAACATAGATTACGACAGGAAATTTTCTAA
- a CDS encoding TIGR03503 family protein, with product MGRVSGVNTNKFSAFRLAVLTAFWFAFTPANGQQTEPVNPENPLIQLGDEYHNSIKLLQNRFRIDYQVEDITMVFFREYGSRPVVLVRPDGSKIFQIQADGEKVYWYDSATYDLINIKNPMPGPWQAVGQILPNSRVMVLSDVKLNADPLPDILFSGEILKQTARLTNGEEPINNAEFRDVVSLDITFISTNNPNYNNFGAAKQSIATFEDNGRGMDETPLDGIFTGQFNLSIADGEWTPVFVVSTPMLTREQVGRPLMLYPNPIKINFEENGGGDGYHKLLIDADREHVDMKTLLIDGKIRFPNGDVQNFSLTEQIPGVREHLIINYESGVYRIKLTAYGSTTTGRDFILDVPEFTHLVEEPVPFVASDEQMPEQADALEPTKATSTNLVTDDTEKLTTEEVLEDSMSAGLFWTLIIGLNVFVLFAGAGLIWFFLKPKGVKKAKLPKPPKNKSAKFNPIGKVKGLFKKNKVPATTDVNVAESEDSGIIDLSLPKDS from the coding sequence GTGGGTCGTGTATCTGGCGTCAATACCAATAAGTTCAGCGCTTTTAGATTAGCCGTTCTAACGGCTTTTTGGTTCGCGTTTACGCCAGCAAATGGGCAACAAACTGAGCCAGTGAACCCTGAAAATCCCCTCATTCAGTTAGGGGATGAATACCACAACAGTATTAAATTACTGCAAAATAGATTTCGGATAGATTATCAAGTTGAAGACATCACTATGGTATTTTTCCGAGAGTATGGCAGCCGTCCAGTGGTGCTAGTCAGACCCGATGGCTCTAAAATTTTCCAGATTCAAGCCGATGGTGAAAAAGTCTATTGGTATGACTCCGCCACTTATGATCTGATCAATATTAAAAATCCTATGCCAGGCCCCTGGCAAGCGGTTGGACAAATTTTACCCAACAGTCGGGTCATGGTATTGAGCGATGTGAAGTTAAATGCTGATCCTTTACCTGACATACTTTTCTCCGGTGAAATATTAAAGCAAACCGCACGCCTAACCAATGGTGAAGAGCCCATTAATAATGCTGAGTTTCGAGATGTAGTATCGCTAGATATAACCTTCATCAGCACCAACAATCCAAATTACAATAATTTTGGGGCGGCCAAGCAAAGCATCGCAACCTTCGAAGATAATGGTCGCGGTATGGACGAGACGCCCCTTGATGGAATTTTTACTGGTCAGTTCAATTTGTCCATTGCCGATGGGGAATGGACTCCTGTGTTTGTTGTCAGCACGCCTATGCTGACAAGAGAGCAGGTCGGTCGTCCGTTGATGCTATATCCAAACCCGATCAAAATAAATTTTGAAGAAAACGGCGGGGGAGATGGCTATCACAAACTCCTCATAGATGCAGACCGTGAACACGTGGATATGAAAACTCTGCTCATCGATGGCAAAATACGCTTTCCCAATGGCGACGTGCAAAATTTTTCCCTAACCGAACAGATACCAGGTGTTCGTGAACATCTTATTATTAATTATGAGTCAGGGGTTTATCGGATAAAGCTGACCGCTTATGGTAGTACTACTACTGGGCGAGACTTCATTCTAGATGTGCCGGAATTTACCCATTTAGTTGAAGAGCCGGTGCCCTTTGTCGCTAGCGACGAACAGATGCCGGAGCAAGCCGACGCTCTAGAGCCTACTAAAGCTACTTCGACGAACCTTGTTACGGATGACACGGAAAAGCTAACAACCGAAGAAGTGTTAGAAGATAGCATGTCTGCGGGCTTATTTTGGACCTTGATCATTGGCCTAAACGTCTTTGTACTATTTGCTGGGGCAGGCTTAATTTGGTTCTTTTTAAAACCCAAAGGTGTGAAAAAAGCTAAATTGCCGAAACCTCCCAAAAACAAGTCCGCTAAATTTAATCCCATTGGCAAGGTAAAGGGATTATTTAAAAAAAACAAAGTACCCGCAACCACTGATGTCAATGTTGCAGAATCTGAGGACAGCGGCATTATAGATTTGTCTCTGCCGAAAGACTCTTAG
- the dnaQ gene encoding DNA polymerase III subunit epsilon: MRQIVLDTETTGIDPRQGHRIIEIGCVELINRKLTGNHFHVYINPNREVEQEAIQVHGITNEFLADKPKFHEIYDGFVDFIKGAQLVIHNAPFDIGFMDHEFALLKPVNPLRSADICTVLDTLALARDFHPGQKNNLDALCRRYGIDNSHRELHGALLDAEILADVYLLMTGGQTDLNLSGKQQNDKNAQQQEAIQRLSTDRKAFKVIQASADELTQHEQRLKIIEESSGSCIWRQYQ; encoded by the coding sequence ATGCGTCAGATAGTATTAGATACAGAAACAACCGGTATTGACCCAAGACAGGGTCATAGAATTATTGAAATTGGCTGCGTGGAACTAATTAATCGCAAGTTAACCGGTAATCATTTTCATGTGTATATCAATCCAAATAGGGAAGTGGAGCAAGAAGCGATTCAAGTCCACGGTATCACTAATGAGTTTTTGGCCGACAAACCTAAGTTTCACGAAATTTATGATGGTTTCGTCGACTTCATTAAAGGCGCTCAACTGGTTATCCATAATGCTCCTTTTGATATAGGCTTTATGGACCATGAATTTGCTCTATTGAAACCAGTCAATCCATTGCGCTCAGCCGATATATGCACCGTGCTTGACACCCTTGCATTAGCGCGAGATTTCCACCCAGGCCAGAAAAATAATCTTGATGCTTTATGTCGTCGTTATGGTATCGACAACTCTCACCGAGAACTGCATGGTGCGTTGCTAGATGCTGAAATACTAGCAGATGTTTACCTGTTGATGACAGGTGGCCAAACTGACTTGAATTTATCCGGTAAACAACAAAATGATAAGAACGCTCAACAACAAGAAGCTATTCAACGTCTAAGCACAGATCGAAAAGCATTTAAGGTAATTCAAGCTTCAGCCGATGAATTAACACAACATGAACAACGTTTAAAAATTATTGAGGAAAGCAGTGGGTCGTGTATCTGGCGTCAATACCAATAA